A stretch of Brassica rapa cultivar Chiifu-401-42 chromosome A08, CAAS_Brap_v3.01, whole genome shotgun sequence DNA encodes these proteins:
- the LOC117127410 gene encoding uncharacterized protein LOC117127410 isoform X10, producing the protein MKNNLKKKGKLLSIAKDCEVEVSIQEDGFRGSWYRAILEQNPTRVTGKKLRVSYKTMFNEDGVSPLKETIERSFIRPVPPECLNEGVVFKEGSVVDAYFNNGWWTGVIVVERPDGSFLVYFDDPPDIMRFIRSQLRPHADWIGSKWVKSKNKVLSQHMFTRGKLVEMTREISESEKEKIWVRALVITEVRKQGDDRRKFLIKRCTISQNSSDEAEGKHLIVDICKIRPSPPRDLCAEYSLNDYVEVVVTHGWRKGRVTEILLENKYKVYFAATKEDAVFNYTEIRLSMEWLGGGSWIRAHEREFENNAGTPIRPGQDSPSNTLATDEDDTLNDDATKIRSDQESPSITLVLESNEEDKVNDDATEITSSLERHRNTSVLEATEAETQNHETIYGKELPLPHESEDMMDDVATPIIDPQEIPRGETMSESNDKIALPKRISETGTKGVVLQRINKRSNLKLVGKVETLLGKEFKKLEDSFLAPVIKMGRKQKLMVFSRHLIHHLLLRRIDIGEKGLWFTFGEQLMRFSLREFHLTTGLPCVVDKDEDEAETSATKKKKKDPWMNKNQTLNTLLKLLVEKSKELTADQRLRLGATILVEGILMASNPVTSIPEERLLRARNFKEFCKYPWGNLAFDYLLKEVKSFTYAKLTENNQYAICGFIYALQLWALSSVNQLGTFFGISDDGIQFPLCLHWKETKALTIEEVNRFDQMEKVDVKCILGDPGLHSDLVEDVDCEFGRVVDLVKRGYRLKRQDWLNRSVDIAVAEAEVDENNSVPGIDATDQEKIEFLNNKVVSLEERVKYLEGLLNIRGETVKETEKSKETEAATKTKVNGQNADYELDENEVLGVYIDAKRKEIAKRKKNGVRPPREVGHQDEDDVEVEVNEEQPQEEEEQQQEDDTEDDVDDGDKESENPETNEGQTQEEEEQHQEDDAEVNEEQPQEEEEQQEEEDTEDDVDDGDKESENPETNEEQKQEEEEQQQEDDTEVNTDVDVGAKENGSENPVKGSKKRGRKDGEENEDAYEKPVKVTRKSERVTKVNISLCIMLYKMLFSIINVTFFIVSSKLKGGEVNEDASEKPMKGTRKSKRGTKVNISQCIRVYKMLFSIINVTFFIVSSKLKGGEVNEDASEKPMKGTRKSKRGTKVNISLCIMLYKMLFSILYVTFFIVSSKLKDGEENEYAYEKPVKVTRKSERVTKGKKKGVTPPREVQQQVEDHAETNEDGEGNEDASKKHVKFTKKNGRGNKEHNVGTPKSKKQKKQFEKDSADDVIGSVLEDLKNAD; encoded by the exons atgaaaaataatttgaagaaaaaaggaaaactttTGTCTATTGCCAAAGATTGTGAAGTAGAAGTATCTATTCAAGAAGATGGGTTCAGAGGTTCTTGGTATAGAGCTATCCTCGAGCAAAATCCGACGAGAGTAACAGGAAAAAAGCTTCGGGTTAGTTACAAAACTATGTTCAACGAAGATGGTGTAAGTCCTTTGAAGGAAACTATTGAAAGAAGTTTTATTCGGCCAGTCCCGCCAGAGTGTCTGAATGAGGGTGTCGTATTCAAGGAAGGGTCGGTGGTGGATGCTTATTTTAATAATGGTTGGTGGACTGGTGTTATCGTAGTTGAAAGGCCAGATGGTAGTTTtttggtttactttgatgatccACCAGACATAATGAGATTCATCAGAAGCCAACTGAGACCTCATGCTGATTGGATCGGCTCCAAATGGGTCAAAAGCAAAAACaag GTATTGAGTCAACACATGTTTACGAGAGGGAAGTTGGTGGAAATGACCCGTGAAATTAGTGAAAGTGAAAAGGAAAAAATTTGGGTCCGAGCATTGGTAATTACAGAAGTTCGGAAACAAGGAGATGATAGAAGAAAATTTCTGATCAAAAGATGTACAATCTCACAAAATTCGAGTGATGAAGCGGAAGGAAAACATTTAATAGTTGATATTTGCAAAATAAGGCCATCTCCTCCTCGAGATCTTTGTGCAGAGTACAGTCTGAACGACTATGTTGAAGTGGTTGTTACCCATGGGTGGCGCAAAGGTCGAGTGACGGAAATTCTCCTTGAAAACAAATACAAAGTGTATTTCGCTGCCACAAAAGAGGATGCGGTTTTTAATTATACTGAGATTAGGCTGTCAATGGAGTGGCTAGGTGGTGGTAGTTGGATTCGCGCACATGAG AGAGAATTTGAAAATAATGCTGGCACACCAATCAGACCCGGTCAAGATAGTCCTAGTAACACACTTGCCACCGATGAAGATGATACGTTGAATGATGATGCCACCAAAATCAGATCCGATCAAGAGAGCCCTAGTATCACACTTGTTTTAGAATCCAATGAAGAGGATAAGGTGAATGATGATGCCACAGAAATCACATCCTCTCTCGAGAGACACAGAAACACTTCTGTTTTAGAAGCCACTGAGGCTGAAACACAAAACCATGAAACCATATAT GGAAAGGAGTTACCATTACCTCATGAATCAGAAGATATGATGGATGATGTAGCCACTCCAATCATAGACCCTCAAGAGATTCCACGAG GTGAAACGATGAGTGAGTCTAATGACAAGATTGCTTTGCCAAAAAGAATCTCCGAAACTGGTACAAAAGGAGTCGTATTGCAAAGAATTAACAAGCGCTCCAATCTGAAGTTGGTTGGTAAAGTTGAAACCCTTTTGGGCAAAGAATTCAAGAAGCTTGAAGATTCATTCTTGGCTCCGGTAATTAAGATGGGAAGGAAGCAGAAGCTTATGGTGTTTTCAAGGCATTTGATTCATCACTTACTCTTAAGGAGAATTGATATAGGCGAGAAGGGTTTGTGGTTTACTTTTGGAGAACAACTAATGAGGTTTTCTCTAAGAGAATTCCACTTGACAACGGGTCTGCCTTGTGTtgttgataaagatgaagatgaagccgAGACTTCagcaacaaaaaagaagaagaaagatccaTGGATGAACAAGAATCAAACTCTAAACACCTTGCTTAAGCTTCTTGTCGAAAAGAGTAAAGAGCTTACTGCTGATCAGAGATTAAGATTGGGAGCTACAATCCTTGTGGAAGGGATATTGATGGCAAGCAATCCGGTGACAAGTATTCCAGAAGAGCGTCTGCTTAGAGCTAGAAATTTCAAAGAGTTTTGCAAGTATCCCTGGGGGAATTTGGCCTTTGATTATTTACTGAAAGAAGTGAAGAGCTTTACCTATGCAAAGCTGACGGAGAATAATCAATACGCGATTTGTGGCTTTATATATGCGCTTCAGCTCTGGGCGTTATCTTCTGTGAATCAACTAGGCACATTCTTTGGTATTAGCGATGATGGAATTCAGTTTCCCTTGTGCTTGCATTGGAAAGAAACCAAAGCGCTTACTATTGAGGAGGTTAACAGATTCGACCAAATGGAGAAG GTTGATGTCAAATGTATCCTTGGAGATCCCGGATTGCATAGCGACTTGGTTGAAGATGTTGACTGTGAATTTGGAAGAGTTGTTGATCTTGTCAAAAGAGGATATCGTTTGAAGAGACAAGATTGGCTCAATAGAAGTGTCGACATTGCCGTTGCTGAAGCTGAAGTGGACGAAAATAATTCTGTTCCTGGGATTGATGCAACTGATCAAGAAAAGATTGAATTCCTCAATAATAAGGTAGTGTCTCTTGAAGAAAGAGTGAAGTACCTTGAAGGTCTTTTGAACATTCGTGGAGAAACTGTGAAG GAAACTGAGAAGTCAAAAGAAACTGAAGCCGCCACAAAAACCAAG GTAAATGGACAGAATGCCGATTATGAACTTGACGAAAATGAAGTTTTAGGAGTTTATATAGATGCCAAAAGAAAGGAAATCGCTaag AGAAAGAAGAATGGTGTAAGACCTCCACGTGAAGTAGGACATCAAGATGAAGATGATGTAGAAGTCGAAGTCAATGAA gaacaaccacaagaagaagaggaacaacaacaagaagatgATACAGAAGACGATGTGGACGATGGTGATAAAGAGAGTGAAAATCCGGAAACCAATGAA GGACAGACACAAGAGGAAGAGGAACAACACCAAGAGGATGACGCAGAAGTCAATGAA gaacagccacaagaagaagaggaacaacaagaagaagaggatacAGAAGACGATGTGGACGACGGTGATAAAGAGAGTGAAAATCCGGAAACCAATGAA GAACAGAAACAAGAGGAAGAGGAGCAACAACAAGAGGATGACACAGAAGTCAATACAGATGTTGACGTCGGTGCTAAGGAAAATGGATCTGAAAACCCCGTGAAAGGTTCAAAGAAACGTGGAAGAAAG GATGGAGAAGAAAATGAGGATGCATATGAAAAGCCCGTGAAGGTTACAAGGAAAAGTGAAAGAGTAACTAAGGTAAATATCTCTCTGTGTATAATGCTTTATAAAATGCTGTTTAGTATAATCaatgtaactttttttattgtgtcaTCAAAATTGAAGGGTGGAGAAGTAAATGAGGATGCATCTGAAAAGCCCATGAAGGGTACAAGGAAAAGTAAAAGAGGAACTAAGGTGAATATCTCTCAGtgtataagggtttataaaatgcTGTTTAGTATAATCaatgtaactttttttattgtgtcaTCAAAATTGAAGGGTGGAGAAGTAAATGAGGATGCATCTGAAAAGCCCATGAAGGGTACAAGGAAAAGTAAAAGAGGAACTAAGGTGAATATCTCTCTGTGTATAATGCTTTATAAAATGTTGTTTAGTATACTCtatgtaactttttttattgtgtcaTCAAAATTGAAGGATGGAGAAGAAAATGAGTATGCATATGAAAAGCCCGTGAAGGTTACAAGGAAAAGTGAAAGAGTAACTAAG GGAAAGAAGAAAGGTGTAACACCCCCACGTGAAGTACAACAACAAGTAGAAGATCATGCAGAAACCAATGAA GATGGAGAAGGGAATGAGGATGCATCTAAAAAGCACGTGAAGTTTACAAAGAAGAATGGAAGAGGAAATAAG
- the LOC117127410 gene encoding uncharacterized protein LOC117127410 isoform X23 — MKNNLKKKGKLLSIAKDCEVEVSIQEDGFRGSWYRAILEQNPTRVTGKKLRVSYKTMFNEDGVSPLKETIERSFIRPVPPECLNEGVVFKEGSVVDAYFNNGWWTGVIVVERPDGSFLVYFDDPPDIMRFIRSQLRPHADWIGSKWVKSKNKVLSQHMFTRGKLVEMTREISESEKEKIWVRALVITEVRKQGDDRRKFLIKRCTISQNSSDEAEGKHLIVDICKIRPSPPRDLCAEYSLNDYVEVVVTHGWRKGRVTEILLENKYKVYFAATKEDAVFNYTEIRLSMEWLGGGSWIRAHEREFENNAGTPIRPGQDSPSNTLATDEDDTLNDDATKIRSDQESPSITLVLESNEEDKVNDDATEITSSLERHRNTSVLEATEAETQNHETIYGKELPLPHESEDMMDDVATPIIDPQEIPRGETMSESNDKIALPKRISETGTKGVVLQRINKRSNLKLVGKVETLLGKEFKKLEDSFLAPVIKMGRKQKLMVFSRHLIHHLLLRRIDIGEKGLWFTFGEQLMRFSLREFHLTTGLPCVVDKDEDEAETSATKKKKKDPWMNKNQTLNTLLKLLVEKSKELTADQRLRLGATILVEGILMASNPVTSIPEERLLRARNFKEFCKYPWGNLAFDYLLKEVKSFTYAKLTENNQYAICGFIYALQLWALSSVNQLGTFFGISDDGIQFPLCLHWKETKALTIEEVNRFDQMEKVDVKCILGDPGLHSDLVEDVDCEFGRVVDLVKRGYRLKRQDWLNRSVDIAVAEAEVDENNSVPGIDATDQEKIEFLNNKVVSLEERVKYLEGLLNIRGETVKETEKSKETEAATKTKVNGQNADYELDENEVLGVYIDAKRKEIAKRKKNGVRPPREVGHQDEDDVEVEVNEEQPQEEEEQQQEDDTEDDVDDGDKESENPETNEGQTQEEEEQHQEDDAEVNEEQPQEEEEQQEEEDTEDDVDDGDKESENPETNEEQKQEEEEQQQEDDTEVNTDVDVGAKENGSENPVKGSKKRGRKVNISQCIRVYKMLFSIIYVTFFIVSSKLKDGEENEDAYEKPVKVTRKSERVTKVNISLCIMLYKMLFSIINVTFFIVSSKLKGGEVNEDASEKPMKGTRKSKRGTKDGEENEYAYEKPVKVTRKSERVTKGKKKGVTPPREVQQQVEDHAETNEDGEGNEDASKKHVKFTKKNGRGNKEHNVGTPKSKKQKKQFEKDSADDVIGSVLEDLKNAD, encoded by the exons atgaaaaataatttgaagaaaaaaggaaaactttTGTCTATTGCCAAAGATTGTGAAGTAGAAGTATCTATTCAAGAAGATGGGTTCAGAGGTTCTTGGTATAGAGCTATCCTCGAGCAAAATCCGACGAGAGTAACAGGAAAAAAGCTTCGGGTTAGTTACAAAACTATGTTCAACGAAGATGGTGTAAGTCCTTTGAAGGAAACTATTGAAAGAAGTTTTATTCGGCCAGTCCCGCCAGAGTGTCTGAATGAGGGTGTCGTATTCAAGGAAGGGTCGGTGGTGGATGCTTATTTTAATAATGGTTGGTGGACTGGTGTTATCGTAGTTGAAAGGCCAGATGGTAGTTTtttggtttactttgatgatccACCAGACATAATGAGATTCATCAGAAGCCAACTGAGACCTCATGCTGATTGGATCGGCTCCAAATGGGTCAAAAGCAAAAACaag GTATTGAGTCAACACATGTTTACGAGAGGGAAGTTGGTGGAAATGACCCGTGAAATTAGTGAAAGTGAAAAGGAAAAAATTTGGGTCCGAGCATTGGTAATTACAGAAGTTCGGAAACAAGGAGATGATAGAAGAAAATTTCTGATCAAAAGATGTACAATCTCACAAAATTCGAGTGATGAAGCGGAAGGAAAACATTTAATAGTTGATATTTGCAAAATAAGGCCATCTCCTCCTCGAGATCTTTGTGCAGAGTACAGTCTGAACGACTATGTTGAAGTGGTTGTTACCCATGGGTGGCGCAAAGGTCGAGTGACGGAAATTCTCCTTGAAAACAAATACAAAGTGTATTTCGCTGCCACAAAAGAGGATGCGGTTTTTAATTATACTGAGATTAGGCTGTCAATGGAGTGGCTAGGTGGTGGTAGTTGGATTCGCGCACATGAG AGAGAATTTGAAAATAATGCTGGCACACCAATCAGACCCGGTCAAGATAGTCCTAGTAACACACTTGCCACCGATGAAGATGATACGTTGAATGATGATGCCACCAAAATCAGATCCGATCAAGAGAGCCCTAGTATCACACTTGTTTTAGAATCCAATGAAGAGGATAAGGTGAATGATGATGCCACAGAAATCACATCCTCTCTCGAGAGACACAGAAACACTTCTGTTTTAGAAGCCACTGAGGCTGAAACACAAAACCATGAAACCATATAT GGAAAGGAGTTACCATTACCTCATGAATCAGAAGATATGATGGATGATGTAGCCACTCCAATCATAGACCCTCAAGAGATTCCACGAG GTGAAACGATGAGTGAGTCTAATGACAAGATTGCTTTGCCAAAAAGAATCTCCGAAACTGGTACAAAAGGAGTCGTATTGCAAAGAATTAACAAGCGCTCCAATCTGAAGTTGGTTGGTAAAGTTGAAACCCTTTTGGGCAAAGAATTCAAGAAGCTTGAAGATTCATTCTTGGCTCCGGTAATTAAGATGGGAAGGAAGCAGAAGCTTATGGTGTTTTCAAGGCATTTGATTCATCACTTACTCTTAAGGAGAATTGATATAGGCGAGAAGGGTTTGTGGTTTACTTTTGGAGAACAACTAATGAGGTTTTCTCTAAGAGAATTCCACTTGACAACGGGTCTGCCTTGTGTtgttgataaagatgaagatgaagccgAGACTTCagcaacaaaaaagaagaagaaagatccaTGGATGAACAAGAATCAAACTCTAAACACCTTGCTTAAGCTTCTTGTCGAAAAGAGTAAAGAGCTTACTGCTGATCAGAGATTAAGATTGGGAGCTACAATCCTTGTGGAAGGGATATTGATGGCAAGCAATCCGGTGACAAGTATTCCAGAAGAGCGTCTGCTTAGAGCTAGAAATTTCAAAGAGTTTTGCAAGTATCCCTGGGGGAATTTGGCCTTTGATTATTTACTGAAAGAAGTGAAGAGCTTTACCTATGCAAAGCTGACGGAGAATAATCAATACGCGATTTGTGGCTTTATATATGCGCTTCAGCTCTGGGCGTTATCTTCTGTGAATCAACTAGGCACATTCTTTGGTATTAGCGATGATGGAATTCAGTTTCCCTTGTGCTTGCATTGGAAAGAAACCAAAGCGCTTACTATTGAGGAGGTTAACAGATTCGACCAAATGGAGAAG GTTGATGTCAAATGTATCCTTGGAGATCCCGGATTGCATAGCGACTTGGTTGAAGATGTTGACTGTGAATTTGGAAGAGTTGTTGATCTTGTCAAAAGAGGATATCGTTTGAAGAGACAAGATTGGCTCAATAGAAGTGTCGACATTGCCGTTGCTGAAGCTGAAGTGGACGAAAATAATTCTGTTCCTGGGATTGATGCAACTGATCAAGAAAAGATTGAATTCCTCAATAATAAGGTAGTGTCTCTTGAAGAAAGAGTGAAGTACCTTGAAGGTCTTTTGAACATTCGTGGAGAAACTGTGAAG GAAACTGAGAAGTCAAAAGAAACTGAAGCCGCCACAAAAACCAAG GTAAATGGACAGAATGCCGATTATGAACTTGACGAAAATGAAGTTTTAGGAGTTTATATAGATGCCAAAAGAAAGGAAATCGCTaag AGAAAGAAGAATGGTGTAAGACCTCCACGTGAAGTAGGACATCAAGATGAAGATGATGTAGAAGTCGAAGTCAATGAA gaacaaccacaagaagaagaggaacaacaacaagaagatgATACAGAAGACGATGTGGACGATGGTGATAAAGAGAGTGAAAATCCGGAAACCAATGAA GGACAGACACAAGAGGAAGAGGAACAACACCAAGAGGATGACGCAGAAGTCAATGAA gaacagccacaagaagaagaggaacaacaagaagaagaggatacAGAAGACGATGTGGACGACGGTGATAAAGAGAGTGAAAATCCGGAAACCAATGAA GAACAGAAACAAGAGGAAGAGGAGCAACAACAAGAGGATGACACAGAAGTCAATACAGATGTTGACGTCGGTGCTAAGGAAAATGGATCTGAAAACCCCGTGAAAGGTTCAAAGAAACGTGGAAGAAAGGTAAATATCTCTCAGtgtataagggtttataaaatgtTGTTTAGTATAATCtatgtaactttttttattgtgtcaTCAAAATTGAAGGATGGAGAAGAAAATGAGGATGCATATGAAAAGCCCGTGAAGGTTACAAGGAAAAGTGAAAGAGTAACTAAGGTAAATATCTCTCTGTGTATAATGCTTTATAAAATGCTGTTTAGTATAATCaatgtaactttttttattgtgtcaTCAAAATTGAAGGGTGGAGAAGTAAATGAGGATGCATCTGAAAAGCCCATGAAGGGTACAAGGAAAAGTAAAAGAGGAACTAAG GATGGAGAAGAAAATGAGTATGCATATGAAAAGCCCGTGAAGGTTACAAGGAAAAGTGAAAGAGTAACTAAG GGAAAGAAGAAAGGTGTAACACCCCCACGTGAAGTACAACAACAAGTAGAAGATCATGCAGAAACCAATGAA GATGGAGAAGGGAATGAGGATGCATCTAAAAAGCACGTGAAGTTTACAAAGAAGAATGGAAGAGGAAATAAG
- the LOC117127410 gene encoding uncharacterized protein LOC117127410 isoform X18 encodes MKNNLKKKGKLLSIAKDCEVEVSIQEDGFRGSWYRAILEQNPTRVTGKKLRVSYKTMFNEDGVSPLKETIERSFIRPVPPECLNEGVVFKEGSVVDAYFNNGWWTGVIVVERPDGSFLVYFDDPPDIMRFIRSQLRPHADWIGSKWVKSKNKVLSQHMFTRGKLVEMTREISESEKEKIWVRALVITEVRKQGDDRRKFLIKRCTISQNSSDEAEGKHLIVDICKIRPSPPRDLCAEYSLNDYVEVVVTHGWRKGRVTEILLENKYKVYFAATKEDAVFNYTEIRLSMEWLGGGSWIRAHEREFENNAGTPIRPGQDSPSNTLATDEDDTLNDDATKIRSDQESPSITLVLESNEEDKVNDDATEITSSLERHRNTSVLEATEAETQNHETIYGKELPLPHESEDMMDDVATPIIDPQEIPRGETMSESNDKIALPKRISETGTKGVVLQRINKRSNLKLVGKVETLLGKEFKKLEDSFLAPVIKMGRKQKLMVFSRHLIHHLLLRRIDIGEKGLWFTFGEQLMRFSLREFHLTTGLPCVVDKDEDEAETSATKKKKKDPWMNKNQTLNTLLKLLVEKSKELTADQRLRLGATILVEGILMASNPVTSIPEERLLRARNFKEFCKYPWGNLAFDYLLKEVKSFTYAKLTENNQYAICGFIYALQLWALSSVNQLGTFFGISDDGIQFPLCLHWKETKALTIEEVNRFDQMEKVDVKCILGDPGLHSDLVEDVDCEFGRVVDLVKRGYRLKRQDWLNRSVDIAVAEAEVDENNSVPGIDATDQEKIEFLNNKVVSLEERVKYLEGLLNIRGETVKETEKSKETEAATKTKVNGQNADYELDENEVLGVYIDAKRKEIAKRKKNGVRPPREVGHQDEDDVEVEVNEEQPQEEEEQQQEDDTEDDVDDGDKESENPETNEGQTQEEEEQHQEDDAEVNEEQPQEEEEQQEEEDTEDDVDDGDKESENPETNEEQKQEEEEQQQEDDTEVNTDVDVGAKENGSENPVKGSKKRGRKDGEENEDAYEKPVKVTRKSERVTKGGEVNEDASEKPMKGTRKSKRGTKVNISQCIRVYKMLFSIINVTFFIVSSKLKGGEVNEDASEKPMKGTRKSKRGTKVNISLCIMLYKMLFSILYVTFFIVSSKLKDGEENEYAYEKPVKVTRKSERVTKGKKKGVTPPREVQQQVEDHAETNEDGEGNEDASKKHVKFTKKNGRGNKEHNVGTPKSKKQKKQFEKDSADDVIGSVLEDLKNAD; translated from the exons atgaaaaataatttgaagaaaaaaggaaaactttTGTCTATTGCCAAAGATTGTGAAGTAGAAGTATCTATTCAAGAAGATGGGTTCAGAGGTTCTTGGTATAGAGCTATCCTCGAGCAAAATCCGACGAGAGTAACAGGAAAAAAGCTTCGGGTTAGTTACAAAACTATGTTCAACGAAGATGGTGTAAGTCCTTTGAAGGAAACTATTGAAAGAAGTTTTATTCGGCCAGTCCCGCCAGAGTGTCTGAATGAGGGTGTCGTATTCAAGGAAGGGTCGGTGGTGGATGCTTATTTTAATAATGGTTGGTGGACTGGTGTTATCGTAGTTGAAAGGCCAGATGGTAGTTTtttggtttactttgatgatccACCAGACATAATGAGATTCATCAGAAGCCAACTGAGACCTCATGCTGATTGGATCGGCTCCAAATGGGTCAAAAGCAAAAACaag GTATTGAGTCAACACATGTTTACGAGAGGGAAGTTGGTGGAAATGACCCGTGAAATTAGTGAAAGTGAAAAGGAAAAAATTTGGGTCCGAGCATTGGTAATTACAGAAGTTCGGAAACAAGGAGATGATAGAAGAAAATTTCTGATCAAAAGATGTACAATCTCACAAAATTCGAGTGATGAAGCGGAAGGAAAACATTTAATAGTTGATATTTGCAAAATAAGGCCATCTCCTCCTCGAGATCTTTGTGCAGAGTACAGTCTGAACGACTATGTTGAAGTGGTTGTTACCCATGGGTGGCGCAAAGGTCGAGTGACGGAAATTCTCCTTGAAAACAAATACAAAGTGTATTTCGCTGCCACAAAAGAGGATGCGGTTTTTAATTATACTGAGATTAGGCTGTCAATGGAGTGGCTAGGTGGTGGTAGTTGGATTCGCGCACATGAG AGAGAATTTGAAAATAATGCTGGCACACCAATCAGACCCGGTCAAGATAGTCCTAGTAACACACTTGCCACCGATGAAGATGATACGTTGAATGATGATGCCACCAAAATCAGATCCGATCAAGAGAGCCCTAGTATCACACTTGTTTTAGAATCCAATGAAGAGGATAAGGTGAATGATGATGCCACAGAAATCACATCCTCTCTCGAGAGACACAGAAACACTTCTGTTTTAGAAGCCACTGAGGCTGAAACACAAAACCATGAAACCATATAT GGAAAGGAGTTACCATTACCTCATGAATCAGAAGATATGATGGATGATGTAGCCACTCCAATCATAGACCCTCAAGAGATTCCACGAG GTGAAACGATGAGTGAGTCTAATGACAAGATTGCTTTGCCAAAAAGAATCTCCGAAACTGGTACAAAAGGAGTCGTATTGCAAAGAATTAACAAGCGCTCCAATCTGAAGTTGGTTGGTAAAGTTGAAACCCTTTTGGGCAAAGAATTCAAGAAGCTTGAAGATTCATTCTTGGCTCCGGTAATTAAGATGGGAAGGAAGCAGAAGCTTATGGTGTTTTCAAGGCATTTGATTCATCACTTACTCTTAAGGAGAATTGATATAGGCGAGAAGGGTTTGTGGTTTACTTTTGGAGAACAACTAATGAGGTTTTCTCTAAGAGAATTCCACTTGACAACGGGTCTGCCTTGTGTtgttgataaagatgaagatgaagccgAGACTTCagcaacaaaaaagaagaagaaagatccaTGGATGAACAAGAATCAAACTCTAAACACCTTGCTTAAGCTTCTTGTCGAAAAGAGTAAAGAGCTTACTGCTGATCAGAGATTAAGATTGGGAGCTACAATCCTTGTGGAAGGGATATTGATGGCAAGCAATCCGGTGACAAGTATTCCAGAAGAGCGTCTGCTTAGAGCTAGAAATTTCAAAGAGTTTTGCAAGTATCCCTGGGGGAATTTGGCCTTTGATTATTTACTGAAAGAAGTGAAGAGCTTTACCTATGCAAAGCTGACGGAGAATAATCAATACGCGATTTGTGGCTTTATATATGCGCTTCAGCTCTGGGCGTTATCTTCTGTGAATCAACTAGGCACATTCTTTGGTATTAGCGATGATGGAATTCAGTTTCCCTTGTGCTTGCATTGGAAAGAAACCAAAGCGCTTACTATTGAGGAGGTTAACAGATTCGACCAAATGGAGAAG GTTGATGTCAAATGTATCCTTGGAGATCCCGGATTGCATAGCGACTTGGTTGAAGATGTTGACTGTGAATTTGGAAGAGTTGTTGATCTTGTCAAAAGAGGATATCGTTTGAAGAGACAAGATTGGCTCAATAGAAGTGTCGACATTGCCGTTGCTGAAGCTGAAGTGGACGAAAATAATTCTGTTCCTGGGATTGATGCAACTGATCAAGAAAAGATTGAATTCCTCAATAATAAGGTAGTGTCTCTTGAAGAAAGAGTGAAGTACCTTGAAGGTCTTTTGAACATTCGTGGAGAAACTGTGAAG GAAACTGAGAAGTCAAAAGAAACTGAAGCCGCCACAAAAACCAAG GTAAATGGACAGAATGCCGATTATGAACTTGACGAAAATGAAGTTTTAGGAGTTTATATAGATGCCAAAAGAAAGGAAATCGCTaag AGAAAGAAGAATGGTGTAAGACCTCCACGTGAAGTAGGACATCAAGATGAAGATGATGTAGAAGTCGAAGTCAATGAA gaacaaccacaagaagaagaggaacaacaacaagaagatgATACAGAAGACGATGTGGACGATGGTGATAAAGAGAGTGAAAATCCGGAAACCAATGAA GGACAGACACAAGAGGAAGAGGAACAACACCAAGAGGATGACGCAGAAGTCAATGAA gaacagccacaagaagaagaggaacaacaagaagaagaggatacAGAAGACGATGTGGACGACGGTGATAAAGAGAGTGAAAATCCGGAAACCAATGAA GAACAGAAACAAGAGGAAGAGGAGCAACAACAAGAGGATGACACAGAAGTCAATACAGATGTTGACGTCGGTGCTAAGGAAAATGGATCTGAAAACCCCGTGAAAGGTTCAAAGAAACGTGGAAGAAAG GATGGAGAAGAAAATGAGGATGCATATGAAAAGCCCGTGAAGGTTACAAGGAAAAGTGAAAGAGTAACTAAG GGTGGAGAAGTAAATGAGGATGCATCTGAAAAGCCCATGAAGGGTACAAGGAAAAGTAAAAGAGGAACTAAGGTGAATATCTCTCAGtgtataagggtttataaaatgcTGTTTAGTATAATCaatgtaactttttttattgtgtcaTCAAAATTGAAGGGTGGAGAAGTAAATGAGGATGCATCTGAAAAGCCCATGAAGGGTACAAGGAAAAGTAAAAGAGGAACTAAGGTGAATATCTCTCTGTGTATAATGCTTTATAAAATGTTGTTTAGTATACTCtatgtaactttttttattgtgtcaTCAAAATTGAAGGATGGAGAAGAAAATGAGTATGCATATGAAAAGCCCGTGAAGGTTACAAGGAAAAGTGAAAGAGTAACTAAG GGAAAGAAGAAAGGTGTAACACCCCCACGTGAAGTACAACAACAAGTAGAAGATCATGCAGAAACCAATGAA GATGGAGAAGGGAATGAGGATGCATCTAAAAAGCACGTGAAGTTTACAAAGAAGAATGGAAGAGGAAATAAG